The nucleotide window ATATCTTTACCGCCCTTCAGCTGTGCCATATAAATGGCTGACAGAATAGAACCCAGGCCGGCTGCACTCTCAAACCAGCTAAACGTTTTGGCGTTACCGTTAAAAATATCTTTCGCAAAGATCGGCATCAGCGTGTTGAAGGGCATCACCAGCAGGCTGCTGGCAGTCAGCATCAGCAGGAGGGAGGAGAGGTCTTTGTCATGAGAAATATAGTCCCATCCTTCTCTCAGCTCCGCCCATATACTGCGTTCGGATTTCACCACTGGCGGCAACTGCATCTTCATCATAAAAAGAGAAGCCAGTACCGGCACATAACTCAGGAAGTTGCCCACAAAACAAATGTCTTCGCCGAAAGTACTCAATACAATACCTGCCAGTGCGGGTCCGGCAATCCTGGCGAAGTTGGCCATGGTGGAGTTCAACGCGATGGCGTTGGGCAGGTCTTCCTTGTTTTCCACCATCTCTGCCATCAGCGACTGCCGGCAGGTAACGTCAAAAGCATTGATAATACCCTGTACCAGCGAAAGTAAAATAATGCCGGGTATGTTGTAAATGCGCAGCAGGATCATCAGCGCCAGCGCGCCGGCCTGAAGCATGGAGATTACCTGCGTGACGATCATCAGCCGGTAACGGTTGTGGCGGTCGATATAACTGCCTGCATAGG belongs to Chitinophaga sp. HK235 and includes:
- a CDS encoding MFS transporter, translated to MDVFRSLKSRNYRLFFYGQSVSLIGTWMQKTAVCWLVYRLTNSAVLLGVVSFVSLIPSLFLSPYAGSYIDRHNRYRLMIVTQVISMLQAGALALMILLRIYNIPGIILLSLVQGIINAFDVTCRQSLMAEMVENKEDLPNAIALNSTMANFARIAGPALAGIVLSTFGEDICFVGNFLSYVPVLASLFMMKMQLPPVVKSERSIWAELREGWDYISHDKDLSSLLLMLTASSLLVMPFNTLMPIFAKDIFNGNAKTFSWFESAAGLGSILSAIYMAQLKGGKDMVRIMITSSLIFGLSLILLSYSGWLPLALLFMMISGVGMMAQTSAINIYLQTHAIPDMRARAISYYIMAYQGMIPIGSLLTGLLAHWIGPRLTVCIAGLAGVAATVVFVNHRRKINQTAVLPAGKNSRQQWKWKAQD